Below is a window of Pagrus major chromosome 21, Pma_NU_1.0 DNA.
gaatgtgtgtgtgaatgggtgaatgtgacaagtgttgtaaagtgctttgagtggtcaatagactggaaaagcgctatagaaatgcaagtccatttaccattttaccattttgacacacacacacacagagagagagagagagagagagagagagaaaacgtGTCCCAATAGCATTTACTGTTCTGGGCTTCCATGATGTCCTATTATTTATGTCCTTATGTTCAGTTCAGGGGCCATCATATTGTTGATAACATTGGGACAGGCTGGGTAAAGTTTTATAAATGACAGCATATGCTGAGGTATAAATACAACATCTTAACCTCCATCAATGACACATCACATACTGTCCAATTACAAAAGGCAATATGatttttcagattcagatccaACCCAACATGGATTAAGAATCAAAATAATGCATGTGTGAATAAATACACAGGTACAACAAAACCTGTGCAGTTATACTTACTTGATACATCAAAGCTAATAACTCATCCCAATGCAGAATGCTAGGAGAAATAAAATACTTCATGGCTTTTTTACTACCAAACAGTGGTAACCATCAGTACCCACCTTTTATCAATTCTCAGGATAAGGATGTGTTTAGTTTTACCCCAGGTTTTCTATCAGTTGTCCATTATCAGTGAAAGGTCCTACAGATTTAtggtttttaattatttgaacTGTCTCATTACCAATCTGTATTGGGTATTGAGCATTTGGGCTTTTTActtgaaaattaaagaaatagttAAAGCTATTTATTATTCAGGTGAAGAAAGAATTTGCCTGATTCCAGctaattaaaaagtgaaatctcaATGGGTGAGCTTAGGTCAATATGAACATAAGTTAGATTGCATAGTCTCTGAACATTTTTATGGTcggcaaagaaaaaacaatgccaGGTGACTAGGGTTAGACCAAGGGCATATACTGTATCTGTGAATAGTGGTGAGTGATAATAAAGGGATCTCACAGCTGTAACTTTGGCCTTGCCTTGCTTCTCTATAGACAACAGCTGCAGAGAAACTGTGGGagaggtgggaggaggggggataTAGCAGCCACATTagtaataacagctttactaattgatatatgaatattaaacatactaaaagtataataataataatgatgatagcAGGACTCAAGCAGGACCACCATCCATGGGAAACTGCGAGACGAGTATATAGAAACATGTATTAGTAagacatgaatgtgtacagatagagagaaagagagaggaggtcaATGCATCATATGAAATCCCCCTGGCAGCACATTAGAAATTGGTTCCACAGGAGAGGAGCTTGATGGCTGAAGGGTCTGCCCCCCATTCTACTTTTGGAGACTCTAGGAACCACAAGTAACCCTGCATCCTGCGAGTGCAGCATTCTAGTGGGGTAATAGGGTACTATTAGGTCTTTAAGATATGTTGGTGTAAGGTCATTAAGGACTTTGTATGTGAGGAGGactttgtcttgtgtgtgttttgcttcaATCCTAATTGAATGATCAGTGGGTCAAATGTATGCGTGCAAAGACAGCTACGGGCTATAAAAGATGTTCTATTCTTAAAAGGTTAAGAAATGGGTGATGCCATCATGGCAGAGTTTGGGCCCGCTGCTCCTTATCTTAGGAAGTCAGATAAGGAGCGTTTAGAAGCACAAACTTGTACATTTGACATGAAGAAGGAGTGCTGCCAGTCTACAACCAGGAAGTGGTTGTTGCCTatagaggaaagaagaggagtgAAGCTCCTCCTCATAtcttctccatctctgacaATGCCTACCAATACATGCTGTCAGGTAAATAATCTATTTCAGCCTTCATcttgtttaaatattcaattCTGATATCATTCCAtttgttttactgataatttaaaaaatcactctCGCTGACAGATAGAGAAAACCAGTCAATCCTTATCACGTAAGTCACAGCCAACAAAAACTTCTTCAGTATCCAGGGGTTATAGGTCTTGGCCTAAATATCTATGTCTTTCTTCTGCTCAGTGGAGAATCCGGTGCTGGAAAGACTGTCAACACCAAGCGTGTCATTCAGTACTTTGCCAGTATCGCAGCTGCCCCAACCGGAAAGAAAGATCCAGCTGCTGAGAAGAAGGTCTGTATTACAGAAtatatttctgaatattttacaAAGCGCAATTACACTGCTTTACTTCTTCACTACGCAGTTTTAATCTTATATACTTGGCACTGAACCTGCAGTTGTGTCTGTATTTAACAAAATCAGGGTACCCTGGAGGATCAAATCATTCAGGCTAACCCTGCTCTGGAGGCCTTTGGCAATGCCAAGACCATCAGGAATGACAACTCCTCCAGATTTGTGAGTGTCTGTGGAATTGCAAATGGTAATTTCTAAAGTGAAGTGAATCAACTGAACTAACATGAGCAGCTCTCTTCCTCTTAGGGTAAATTTATCCGCATTCATTTTGATAACCGAGGAAAGCTGGCCTCTGCTGATATTGAAACTTGTAAGTAACAAGGTTTATGTAACACATTTAAAGGTATCACCTGTCAACTTATCAGTTTACCACTATAACAACCTTTTTCTCTTACAGACCTTTTGGAAAAGTCTCGTGTGACTTACCAGCTCAAAGCTGAGAGGGACTACCACATTTTTTACCAGATCTTGTCTCAGCAAAAGCCTGAGCTTCTGGGTATATATCTGACATAAATGCTTTATTTCTCAAGAGCCATCAACACTGAGAGTTATTACTGTATTTGAACACAGTGGGTTATtttgtaacacatttttttcattctctcctTAGAAATGTTGCTTATCACCAACAACCCCTATGACTACGGCTTCATCTCCCAAGGACAGACAACAGTAGCCTCCATCAATGATTCTGAAGAGCTGATGGCCACTGATGTGAGCTGAATCTTAAAATCCCAGTCAGTATAAATCAATTTTCATAATaccaaaaatgcattttgagCTTTTTTTCCCAGGATGCCTTTGATGTTCTTGGCTTCACTCAAGAGGAGAAGAATAGCATTTACAAGCTGACTGGTGCCATCATGCATCATGGTAACATGAAGTTTAAGCAGAAGCAGCGAGAGGAGCAAGCAAAGGCAGATGGCACTGAAGGTGAGAGATGGTTTTTGattacaaaaatcaaaaatgaaaaacttcaCCAATGAAAAACTGCAACAGTTTTTCAACCACCACCTGTTTGTGCTGGAGCAGGAAGAGTACAAGAAAGAGGGCATTGAATGGATTTTTATAGATTTTGGTATGGACTTGCAGGCCTGTATTGACCTGATTGAAAAGATAAAGTACTTAAAACTACTGTATCACTGTCATTTAAGTATGTTACTGCattgttcatttcatttttatggaGATGGAGATCCAGCTCAGCCAGGCCAACAGGCAGGCAGCTGAGGCCCAGAAACAACTTAAATCTGTTAATGCATATCTGGTATGTATTTCATTCAAAAAGATACCTTGAACATATTAGGTTATCAGTTGGTTTAACGTGgtttaaaatgaatgtcacACTCTTCTTCAGGATGCTCAGCTCCAGCTTGATGACTCTCTGTGAGCCAATGATGATATGAACATTGCCATTGTTGAAAGGCGCAACAACCTGCTTCAGGCTGAAGTGGAGGAGCTCAGGACAGCTCTGGAGCAAACTGAGAGAAGTCGCAAACTTGCTGAGCAAGAGCTGCTGGATGTTAGTGAGAGGGTGCAGCTACTGCACTCACAGGTAAGACGCAGTAATTATCGATAAATTCTGGCATGTTTGTTTTagattaacttttttttacaattacaGTTCTCTATTTATGTCAAACTAGAAT
It encodes the following:
- the LOC141016486 gene encoding myosin-7, with translation MGDAIMAEFGPAAPYLRKSDKERLEAQTCTFDMKKECCQSTTRKCGESGAGKTVNTKRVIQYFASIAAAPTGKKDPAAEKKGTLEDQIIQANPALEAFGNAKTIRNDNSSRFGKFIRIHFDNRGKLASADIETYLLEKSRVTYQLKAERDYHIFYQILSQQKPELLEMLLITNNPYDYGFISQGQTTVASINDSEELMATDDAFDVLGFTQEEKNSIYKLTGAIMHHGNMKFKQKQREEQAKADGTEGLY